A stretch of DNA from Candidatus Saccharibacteria bacterium:
TAACCTGTATAAACAAAAACGATCGGTTAAATCCATACGAGCGCATCACACATGTTGGTGGCCCAGGATGGAAGTTGACAACTAATCAAGTTATTACCGAAATACTTACGGGCAATTGGGCATTCTATGTAGAACTGCCG
This window harbors:
- a CDS encoding DUF3892 domain-containing protein, producing the protein MQKALVTCINKNDRLNPYERITHVGGPGWKLTTNQVITEILTGNWAFYVELPYGHSVRLVVARSPYGNRYVKTESDGEHPNNLLSLPECK